The following are from one region of the Myxocyprinus asiaticus isolate MX2 ecotype Aquarium Trade chromosome 2, UBuf_Myxa_2, whole genome shotgun sequence genome:
- the LOC127454329 gene encoding cytoplasmic tRNA 2-thiolation protein 2-like isoform X3 produces MPGKNRVIFPQEKVLLAGSGGANSCLMLSQVQEVFSLPSSVLAPGSSDPDRSNPSYEVAVDQYIKQNLTEEAAAGAVSQLSIHDSQHKQAGIRDTVRLADDAHS; encoded by the exons ATGCCAGGAAAGAATCGAGTCATTTTTCCCCAGGAGAAG GTTCTTCTTGCCGGTTCTGGTGGAGCAAATTCTTGCTTGATGCTCTCACAAGTCCAAGAG GTTTTCAGTCTGCCCAGCTCTGTACTGGCTCCTGGGAGCTCTGATCCAGACCGGTCCAATCCCAGTTATGAAGTTGCTGTGGATCAGTATATCAAACAGAACCTCACAGAAGAGGCTGCAGCCGGTGCGGTGTCACAGCTCAGTATACATGACTCACAACACAAGCAAGCTGGCATTAGAGACACTGTTCGGCTCGCTGATGACGCTCACAGCTAA
- the LOC127454329 gene encoding cytoplasmic tRNA 2-thiolation protein 2-like isoform X2: MKDYNRLECNQKIHLLASCFKEYLIHKFRAMPGKNRVIFPQEKVLLAGSGGANSCLMLSQVQEVFSLPSSVLAPGSSDPDRSNPSYEVAVDQYIKQNLTEEAAAGAVSQLSIHDSQHKQAGIRDTVRLADDAHS; the protein is encoded by the exons ATGAAGGACTATAATAGGCTGGAGTGTAACCAGAAGATACATTTACTGGC GTCATGCTTCAAGGAATACCTCATACACAAATTTCGGGCCATGCCAGGAAAGAATCGAGTCATTTTTCCCCAGGAGAAG GTTCTTCTTGCCGGTTCTGGTGGAGCAAATTCTTGCTTGATGCTCTCACAAGTCCAAGAG GTTTTCAGTCTGCCCAGCTCTGTACTGGCTCCTGGGAGCTCTGATCCAGACCGGTCCAATCCCAGTTATGAAGTTGCTGTGGATCAGTATATCAAACAGAACCTCACAGAAGAGGCTGCAGCCGGTGCGGTGTCACAGCTCAGTATACATGACTCACAACACAAGCAAGCTGGCATTAGAGACACTGTTCGGCTCGCTGATGACGCTCACAGCTAA
- the LOC127454329 gene encoding cytoplasmic tRNA 2-thiolation protein 2-like isoform X4 — protein MKDYNRLECNQKIHLLASCFKEYLIHKFRAMPGKNRVIFPQEKVLLAGSGGANSCLMLSQVQEVRCIVGYSILHTLGEVGHLGFQSAQLCTGSWEL, from the exons ATGAAGGACTATAATAGGCTGGAGTGTAACCAGAAGATACATTTACTGGC GTCATGCTTCAAGGAATACCTCATACACAAATTTCGGGCCATGCCAGGAAAGAATCGAGTCATTTTTCCCCAGGAGAAG GTTCTTCTTGCCGGTTCTGGTGGAGCAAATTCTTGCTTGATGCTCTCACAAGTCCAAGAG GTCaggtgcattgtgggatacagtattctGCACACTTTGGGAGAAGTAGGACATCTGG GTTTTCAGTCTGCCCAGCTCTGTACTGGCTCCTGGGAGCTCTGA
- the LOC127454329 gene encoding uncharacterized protein LOC127454329 isoform X1, whose protein sequence is MVMLQGIPHTQISGHARKESSHFSPGEGSSCRFWWSKFLLDALTSPRGQVHCGIQYSAHFGRSRTSGFSVCPALYWLLGALIQTGPIPVMKLLWISISNRTSQKRLQPVRCHSSVYMTHNTSKLALETLFGSLMTLTAKEDMLQTLRRVFQH, encoded by the exons atg GTCATGCTTCAAGGAATACCTCATACACAAATTTCGGGCCATGCCAGGAAAGAATCGAGTCATTTTTCCCCAGGAGAAG GTTCTTCTTGCCGGTTCTGGTGGAGCAAATTCTTGCTTGATGCTCTCACAAGTCCAAGAG GTCaggtgcattgtgggatacagtattctGCACACTTTGGGAGAAGTAGGACATCTGG GTTTTCAGTCTGCCCAGCTCTGTACTGGCTCCTGGGAGCTCTGATCCAGACCGGTCCAATCCCAGTTATGAAGTTGCTGTGGATCAGTATATCAAACAGAACCTCACAGAAGAGGCTGCAGCCGGTGCGGTGTCACAGCTCAGTATACATGACTCACAACACAAGCAAGCTGGCATTAGAGACACTGTTCGGCTCGCTGATGACGCTCACAGCTAAAGAGGACATGTTACAGACGTTAAGGAGAGTTTTTCAACATTGA